The Colletotrichum higginsianum IMI 349063 chromosome 2, whole genome shotgun sequence genome has a segment encoding these proteins:
- a CDS encoding Adenosine deaminase: MDSKPVPDMDFRALPKIELHAHLTGSISRRTLHDIWVRKKQAGETDLADPLVEMPDGKHDYNLTTFFPLFSSYIYNLITDPETLRVATLSVLQDFHADGVTYLELRTTPRSLPSPTPQPPSVYVSTILSAIAAFEAAHPAGQETMMRTRLILSVDRRHTSAQARETVLLATQFRERGVVGVDLCGDPAARVHGVPGQDDVSIFRDAFAEASDLGLGVTVHFGEAECSGTPGELAEILSWGPQRLGHVIHLVEDVKREIVERRIGLELCLSCNVHAGMISGGFEAHHFGEWWGMEESMISLGTDDVGVFGSPLSNEYRLVAEHFGLCRDDVCALARRGIDSIFGGEDEKHRLRRVMWKPALAEQI, encoded by the exons ATGGACTCGAAGCCGGTACCAGATATGGACTTCAGAGCCCTTCCAAAGATTGAG CTCCACGCCCACTTGACAGGCAGCATAAGCCGGCGCACCCTCCACGACATCTGGGTCCGCAAGaagcaggccggcgagacAGACCTCGCGGACCCTCTTGTCGAGATGCCGGACGGCAAACATGACTACAATCTCACCAC CTTcttcccccttttctcttcctACATCTACAACCTCATAACCGATCCCGAGACCCTCCGCGTTGCAACCCTCTCGGTCCTGCAGGACTTTCACGCCGACGGCGTGACCTACCTCGAGCTCCGCACCACCCCGCGCTCTCTCCCCTCACCGACCCCGCAGCCTCCCTCTGTCTACGTCTCCACGATCCTctcggccatcgccgccttcgaggCCGCGCACCCGGCGGGCCAGGAAACGATGATGCGCACGCGCCTGATCCTCTCCGTGGATCGCCGCCACACCTCTGCGCAGGCCCGCGAgaccgtcctcctcgccacccAGTTCCGCGAGcggggcgtcgtcggcgtcgatctCTGCGGCGACCCAGCCGCTCGCGTCCACGGCGTACCGGGCCAGGACGACGTCTCCATCTTCCGGgacgccttcgccgaggcAAGTGACCTCGGGCTGGGCGTCACGGTCCActtcggcgaggccgagtgCTCGGGCACCCccggcgagctcgccgagatcctGTCGTGGGGCCCGCAGCGCCTGGGGCACGTCAtccacctcgtcgaggacgtgaAGCGGGAGATTGTGGAGCGAAGGATCGGGCTCGAGCTGTGTCTCAGCTGCAACGTGCACGCGGGCATGATCTCGGGCGGGTTCGAGGCGCATCATTTCGGGGAGTGGTGGGGCATGGAAGAGAGCATGATATCTCTCGGC ACCGACGATGTCGGCGTGTTTGGCAGCCCGCTGTCCAACGAGTACAGACTGGTGGCGGAGCACTTCGGGCTCTGCCGTGACGATGTATGCGCCCTCGCTCGTCGTGGGATCGATTCCAtctttggcggcgaggacgaaaAGCATCGTCTCCGGCGTGTAATGTGGAAACCTGCGTTGGCCGAGCAGATCTGA
- a CDS encoding Heterotrimeric G-protein beta subunit, with translation MNSQGPNDVSPEAMQARIQQARREAETLKDRIKRKKDELADTTLRTVAQQAHEPIPKNQLMKAKRTLKGHLAKIYAMHWSTDRRHLVSASQDGKLIIWDAYTTNKVHAIPLRSSWVMTCAYAPSGNYVACGGLDNICSIYNLNQQREGPTRVARELSGHAGYLSCCRFINDRSILTSSGDMTCMKWDIETGQKVTEFADHLGDVMSISLNPTNSNTFISGACDAFAKLWDIRAGKAVQTFAGHESDINAIQFFPDGHSFVTGSDDATCRLFDIRADRELNLYGSESILCGITSVATSVSGRLLFAGYDDFECKVWDVTRGEKVGSLVGHENRVSCLGVSNDGISLCTGSWDSLVPENLGILSYQPDDDNDDEVLSGYTSSSTRETILIFCRVVLWPT, from the exons ATGAATTCTCAAGGCCCCAACGATGTATCGCCTGAGGCGATGCAGGCGCGCATCCAACAGGCGCGACGCGAGGCTGAGACACTGAAGGATAGGATTAAGCGGAAGAAGGATGAGCTCGCTGACACTACTC TCCGCACCGTCGCCCAGCAGGCCCACGAGCCGATCCCCAAGAACCAGCTGATGAAGGCTAAGCGCACTCTCAAGGGGCATCTGGCCAAGATCTACGCCATGCACTGGTCCACCGACAGAAGACAcctcgtctcggcctcgcaAGACGGAAAGCTCATCATTTGGGATGCCTACACGACGAACAAGGTCCATGCCATTCCTCTGCGTTCCTCGTGGGTCATGACCTGCGCCTACGCCCCTAGCGGTAACTACGTCGCCTGTGGTGGTCTCGACAATATTTGCTCGATTTATAACCTCAATCAGCAAAGGGAGGGACCGACCCGTGTCGCGAGAGAGCTTTCGGGCCACGCTGGGTACCTTTCATGCTGTCGCTTCATCAACGACCGGAGCATCCTCACGTCCTCAGGTGATATGACTTGCATGAAATGGGATATTGAGACGGGCCAAAAGGTCACCGAGTTCGCCGACCACCTCGGTGACGTGATGAGCATCAGCCTCAACCCTACCAATTCCAACACATTCATTTCGGGTGCCTGTGATGCCTTCGCCAAGCTGTGGGATATCCGCGCCGGCAAGGCCGTCCAGACGTTCGCTGGCCACGAGTCCGACATCAACGCTATCCAGTTTTTCCCCGACGGCCACTCATTCGTCACCGGCTCTGACGACGCAACCTGCCGCCTCTTCGATATCCGTGCCGATCGCGAGCTGAACCTCTACGGC TCGGAATCCATTCTTTGTGGCATTACCTCTGTGGCAACCTCGGTATCCGGACGGTTATTGTTTGCCGGTTACGATGACTTTGAGTGCAAG GTTTGGGATGTGACGCGTGGTGAAAAGGTTGGCTCACTTGTCGGCCACGAGAACAGAGTCAGCTGTCTGGGCGTTAGCAACGATGGTATCAGTTTGTGCACAGGTTCATGGGACTCGCTCGTAC CTGAAAATCTGGGCATACTAAGCTATcagcccgacgacgacaacgacgacgaagtcCTATCTGGATATACCAGTTCCAGTACGCGCGAAACCATTTTAATCTTCTGTCGAGTGGTTTTATGGCCAACTTAA